The following coding sequences are from one Veillonella rodentium window:
- the rbr gene encoding rubrerythrin, with protein MAELKGSNTEKNLQAAFAGESQAFQKYTFYASAARKAGMNEIADYFEETAHNESAHAKLWFKALHGGDVSSDIEANLRDAAAGENYEHTTMYKEFADEAEKEGFAKIAYQMREVGKIEARHEQRYLALAAQVSGNKVFHNDQPVAWICANCGYIHVGEEAPKMCPVCAHPQAFFHRFVESI; from the coding sequence ATGGCAGAATTAAAAGGATCTAATACTGAAAAAAATCTTCAGGCTGCATTCGCAGGTGAATCTCAAGCATTCCAAAAATATACTTTCTACGCATCCGCTGCCCGCAAGGCCGGCATGAACGAAATCGCCGATTATTTCGAAGAAACGGCTCATAACGAATCCGCACATGCTAAATTGTGGTTCAAAGCGCTTCATGGCGGCGATGTATCTTCCGATATCGAAGCTAACCTTCGCGACGCCGCTGCAGGCGAAAACTATGAACACACTACCATGTACAAAGAATTCGCTGACGAAGCTGAAAAAGAAGGCTTTGCGAAAATCGCTTACCAAATGCGCGAAGTCGGCAAAATTGAAGCTCGTCATGAACAACGCTACCTTGCATTGGCTGCTCAAGTTTCCGGGAATAAAGTATTCCACAACGATCAACCGGTAGCATGGATCTGTGCCAACTGCGGTTACATCCATGTCGGGGAAGAAGCTCCTAAAATGTGCCCGGTTTGTGCACATCCACAAGCATTCTTCCACCGTTTTGTAGAATCCATCTAA